The proteins below come from a single Miscanthus floridulus cultivar M001 chromosome 1, ASM1932011v1, whole genome shotgun sequence genomic window:
- the LOC136481232 gene encoding transcription termination factor MTEF1, chloroplastic-like isoform X1, which yields MLRLRNSLLPLLRAASPLPSPIHIHPCACRLLSTSTSAATAAFSLEDYLVAACGIAPAQAREVSKKALHQLSKITHSRFISAASNPDAIIALLSGVGLSRADIAAVVSANPLLLRASVKRISPRLLALRDRAGLSTPQIARFLLVSPHALCRSDVVPNLQFFISFYGSFEQVLVVLKRNDRLMTASLERLIKPNIALLRQWGVRDIVQLCSNNAWVLTFNPERVKEFLLRAEQLGVPPTSRMFRHAVAVVTGKPKEKVAAKLEFFKRTLGCSESEVSTAICKVPAILGLSDEILLRKIDFLVNEAAMEPRHIVERPVLLAYSLEKRLVPRHYVMKVLRGKGLLSKMSLYTLAKLGEETFKLRFIDCHKDSVPGLADAYATACTGIVVPSRV from the coding sequence ATGCTGCGACTCCGAAACAGCCTCCTCCCTCTGCTCCGCGCAGCCTCCCCGCTTCCCTCCCCCATCCACATCCACCCCTGCGCGTGCCGTCTTCTCTCCACCTCCACTTCCGCGGCCACTGCGGCGTTCTCGCTCGAGGACTACCTTGTCGCCGCCTGCGGCATCGCACCAGCCCAAGCCCGCGAGGTGTCCAAGAAGGCGCTCCACCAGTTATCCAAGATCACACACTCCCGCTTCATCTCCGCCGCCTCCAACCCCGATGCCATCATCGCCCTGCTCTCCGGCGTCGGCCTCTCCCGCGCCGACATCGCCGCCGTCGTCTCGGCGAACCCGCTGCTCCTCCGCGCTTCGGTGAAGCGCATCTCGCCCCGCCTTCTTGCTCTCCGAGACCGGGCCGGTCTTTCTACTCCCCAGATCGCTCGCTTCCTCCTGGTCAGCCCACATGCTCTCTGCCGCAGCGACGTCGTTCCCAACCTTCAGTTCTTCATCTCCTTCTATGGCTCGTTTGAGCAGGTCCTGGTGGTCCTAAAGAGGAATGACCGCCTCATGACGGCTAGCCTTGAGAGGTTAATCAAGCCTAACATAGCTTTGCTTCGTCAGTGGGGTGTTCGAGATATTGTTCAGTTGTGTTCAAACAACGCGTGGGTGCTTACCTTCAACCCGGAACGCGTGAAAGAATTTTTGCTACGGGCAGAACAACTCGGGGTGCCTCCCACTTCGCGGATGTTTAGGCACGCGGTGGCGGTCGTCACCGGTAAACCCAAAGAGAAGGTTGCTGCCAAGCTTGAGTTCTTTAAGAGGACTCTTGGTTGTTCTGAATCTGAGGTTTCAACTGCAATCTGCAAGGTGCCAGCTATATTAGGATTGTCTGACGAGATTCTTCTTCGCAAGATTGATTTCCTTGTCAATGAGGCTGCAATGGAACCACGGCACATTGTGGAAAGGCCTGTCCTGCTGGCATACAGCCTGGAGAAGAGGCTAGTGCCGAGGCATTATGTCATGAAGGTCCTGCGGGGAAAGGGATTGCTGAGCAAAATGAGCCTTTACACACTTGCAAAATTAGGAGAGGAGACTTTCAAACTGAGATTCATCGATTGTCACAAGGACTCTGTTCCTGGCCTTGCCGATGCTTATGCTACAGCTTGTACTGGTATTGTTGTGCCCTCTAGAGTCTAA
- the LOC136481232 gene encoding transcription termination factor MTEF1, chloroplastic-like isoform X2 translates to MLRLRNSLLPLLRAASPLPSPIHIHPCACRLLSTSTSAATAAFSLEDYLVAACGIAPAQAREVSKKALHQLSKITHSRFISAASNPDAIIALLSGVGLSRADIAAVVSANPLLLRASVKRISPRLLALRDRAGLSTPQIARFLLVLVVLKRNDRLMTASLERLIKPNIALLRQWGVRDIVQLCSNNAWVLTFNPERVKEFLLRAEQLGVPPTSRMFRHAVAVVTGKPKEKVAAKLEFFKRTLGCSESEVSTAICKVPAILGLSDEILLRKIDFLVNEAAMEPRHIVERPVLLAYSLEKRLVPRHYVMKVLRGKGLLSKMSLYTLAKLGEETFKLRFIDCHKDSVPGLADAYATACTGIVVPSRV, encoded by the exons ATGCTGCGACTCCGAAACAGCCTCCTCCCTCTGCTCCGCGCAGCCTCCCCGCTTCCCTCCCCCATCCACATCCACCCCTGCGCGTGCCGTCTTCTCTCCACCTCCACTTCCGCGGCCACTGCGGCGTTCTCGCTCGAGGACTACCTTGTCGCCGCCTGCGGCATCGCACCAGCCCAAGCCCGCGAGGTGTCCAAGAAGGCGCTCCACCAGTTATCCAAGATCACACACTCCCGCTTCATCTCCGCCGCCTCCAACCCCGATGCCATCATCGCCCTGCTCTCCGGCGTCGGCCTCTCCCGCGCCGACATCGCCGCCGTCGTCTCGGCGAACCCGCTGCTCCTCCGCGCTTCGGTGAAGCGCATCTCGCCCCGCCTTCTTGCTCTCCGAGACCGGGCCGGTCTTTCTACTCCCCAGATCGCTCGCTTCCTCCTG GTCCTGGTGGTCCTAAAGAGGAATGACCGCCTCATGACGGCTAGCCTTGAGAGGTTAATCAAGCCTAACATAGCTTTGCTTCGTCAGTGGGGTGTTCGAGATATTGTTCAGTTGTGTTCAAACAACGCGTGGGTGCTTACCTTCAACCCGGAACGCGTGAAAGAATTTTTGCTACGGGCAGAACAACTCGGGGTGCCTCCCACTTCGCGGATGTTTAGGCACGCGGTGGCGGTCGTCACCGGTAAACCCAAAGAGAAGGTTGCTGCCAAGCTTGAGTTCTTTAAGAGGACTCTTGGTTGTTCTGAATCTGAGGTTTCAACTGCAATCTGCAAGGTGCCAGCTATATTAGGATTGTCTGACGAGATTCTTCTTCGCAAGATTGATTTCCTTGTCAATGAGGCTGCAATGGAACCACGGCACATTGTGGAAAGGCCTGTCCTGCTGGCATACAGCCTGGAGAAGAGGCTAGTGCCGAGGCATTATGTCATGAAGGTCCTGCGGGGAAAGGGATTGCTGAGCAAAATGAGCCTTTACACACTTGCAAAATTAGGAGAGGAGACTTTCAAACTGAGATTCATCGATTGTCACAAGGACTCTGTTCCTGGCCTTGCCGATGCTTATGCTACAGCTTGTACTGGTATTGTTGTGCCCTCTAGAGTCTAA
- the LOC136481246 gene encoding uncharacterized protein: protein MGSLMSGWDSPVLGDDGKKVHARRNRSLTKEEVEAFWKQQRRSRMSSQDGGELASPLASPPANATESPFGSLEKPSVVRVDGFLPGGGPGDDDAADSPSRSRDWWTRSSWAFLNEPPQEEPSARAQRYTPQFHVARIATTGDA from the exons ATGGGGTCTCTCATGTCTGGCTGGGACTCGCCGGTTCTTGGCGACGACGGCAAGAAAG TTCACGCGCGCCGGAACCGTTCGCTGACTAAGGAGGAAGTGGAGGCGTTCTGGAAGCAGCAGCGTCGGAGTCGGATGTCGTCGCAGGACGGCGGCGAGCTCGCCTCGCCTCTTGCCTCGCCGCCGGCCAACGCCACG GAGAGTCCGTTCGGGAGCTTGGAGAAGCCGTCGGTGGTCCGCGTGGACGGCTTCCTCCCGGGCGGCGGACCCGGAGACGACGACGCGGCGGACAGCCCCAGCAGGAGCCGCGACTGGTGGACGCGGAGCAGCTGGGCGTTCCTCAACGAGCCGCCGCAGGAGGAGCCCTCCGCCAGGGCGCAGCGCTACACGCCGCAGTTCCACGTCGCCCGCATCGCCACCACCGGCGACGCCTGA
- the LOC136481256 gene encoding uncharacterized protein: METAVFSAASLFHGADDSDDDRDEMQVSDDGKKPAALEYEERAHDFPGMKLSVREFSCHELNANLLWPGTFSFATWLVKNQSILDGRRVLELGSGTGALAIFLRKAFEVDITTSDYDDKEIKENIAYNCRANTLNVLPHIRHTWGHPFPVSRPDWDIVIASDILLYVKQYDNLIKTVSFLLNEYKQNGHKADSITITNKSGTQVPAKSPVFLMSWRRRIGKDQSLFFDGCEKAGLEVQHLGDLVYLISNKR; this comes from the exons ATGGAGACCGCCGTCTTCTCCGCCGCCTCCCTCTTCCACGGCGCCGACGACAGCGACGACGACCGAG ATGAGATGCAGGTCAGCGACGACGGGAAGAAACCGGCGGCGTTGGAGTATGAGGAGAGAGCCCACGACTTCCCTGGCATG AAATTGAGTGTAAGGGAGTTCTCATGCCATGAGCTTAATGCCAACCTGTTGTGGCCTGGGACATTTTCATTTGCTACTTGGCTGGTTAAGAACCAGTCGATTTTGGATGGACGACGTGTCCTGGAATTAGGAAG TGGGACAGGAGCTCTGGCTATCTTTCTTAGGAAGGCATTTGAGGTGGACATTACAACCTCTGATTACGATGACAAGGAAATCAAAGAGAATATAGCTTACAATTGCAGAGCAAATACCTTGAATGTGTTGCCTCATATCAGAC ACACATGGGGACACCCATTTCCTGTTTCCAGACCAGATTGGGACATTGTCATTGCAAGCGATATCCTACTCT ATGTTAAACAGTATGACAATCTGATCAAAACAGTGTCCTTTCTTTTGAATGAATACAAGCAGAATGGTCACAAAGCTGACAGCATAACCATCACGAACAAATCAG GAACACAAGTACCTGCAAAATCACCAGTGTTTCTGATGAGCTGGCGCAGAAGAATCGGAAAGGACCAATCACTCTTCTTCGATGGGTGCGAGAAAGCGGGCCTGGAAGTGCAGCACTTGGGTGATCTTGTGTACCTCATCAGCAACAAGAGGTGA
- the LOC136481261 gene encoding uncharacterized protein → MGSLMSGWSSSVLSDKEVHLMRNRSLTKEDVAAFWRQQHGRPTAPKPNAGSPRAEILVPLSAKRRLEATRSLPPLPGRGGGTRSNDDDLKCCSAYGYAAGDQQLVSSRSEPPSPAATARGEGFFLPENAAADSSGTSRGWWTRSSWAFLNEPPPLTREEVLLGRALRSFHADRIVITGNA, encoded by the exons ATGGGGTCCCTGATGTCCGGTTGGAGCTCATCAGTACTGAGTGACAAGGAAG TTCATTTGATGAGGAACCGGTCGCTGACCAAGGAGGACGTGGCGGCGTTCTGGAGGCAGCAGCACGGGAGGCCAACAGCGCCGAAGCCAAACGCCGGCTCTCCCCGCGCG GAGATACTAGTCCCGCTCTCCGCTAAGCGTCGGCTCGAGGCGACGAGGTCCTTGCCTCCGCTAccaggccgcggcggcggcacgaggagcaacgacgacgaCCTGAAGTGCTGCTCGGCTTACGGTTACGCAGCCGGCGACCAGCAGTTAGTCTCCTCCCGTAGCGAGCCGCCGTCGCCCGCGGCGACGGCCCGCGGGGAgggcttcttcctccccgagaaCGCCGCCGCTGATAGCTCCGGCACGAGCCGCGGCTG GTGGACCCGGAGCAGCTGGGCGTTCCTGAACGAGCCGCCGCCGCTGACAAGGGAGGAGGTGCTGTTGGGCAGGGCGCTGAGGAGCTTCCACGCCGACCGGATCGTCATCACCGGCAACGCCTAG